A window of the Vibrio fluvialis genome harbors these coding sequences:
- the asnC gene encoding transcriptional regulator AsnC, with product MQVASTKLDELDRAILKILMDDARTPYAEMAKQFNVSPATIHVRIEKMKAADIIQGTEVVVNTKKLGYDVCCFIGINLNAARDYHSALAKLNALDEVVEAYYTTGAYNIFVKLMCKSIEELQYVLIDKLQAIDEVQSTETLISLQNPINRNVNP from the coding sequence ATGCAAGTAGCCTCGACAAAGCTGGACGAATTGGATCGCGCGATTCTGAAAATTTTGATGGATGATGCCCGCACGCCCTACGCCGAAATGGCCAAGCAGTTCAACGTCAGTCCGGCCACCATTCACGTTCGAATCGAAAAAATGAAAGCCGCCGACATCATTCAGGGAACGGAAGTGGTGGTCAACACCAAAAAGCTCGGGTACGACGTCTGCTGTTTTATCGGCATCAACCTTAACGCCGCGCGTGACTACCATTCGGCGCTGGCCAAACTCAATGCGCTGGATGAGGTAGTTGAAGCCTATTACACCACGGGCGCGTACAACATTTTCGTTAAGCTGATGTGTAAGTCGATCGAAGAGTTGCAATACGTGTTGATTGATAAGTTGCAGGCGATTGATGAAGTGCAGTCGACCGAAACGCTGATCTCGCTGCAAAACCCGATCAACCGCAACGTCAACCCATAA
- the tsrA gene encoding H-NS-like global regulator TsrA, whose protein sequence is MSMTTYEMARIWEQLDESPEKVMFGKLLAELGNQSSERVRSAAKQVPLPVLRDLVFQFQQVIDSRKNEQVDLLAKELAKQGISPDELLKYLNK, encoded by the coding sequence ATGTCTATGACAACCTATGAAATGGCCCGCATCTGGGAACAACTCGATGAGTCTCCAGAAAAGGTGATGTTCGGCAAATTGCTAGCAGAACTGGGTAACCAAAGTAGTGAGCGTGTTCGTAGTGCGGCTAAACAGGTACCACTGCCTGTGTTGCGTGATCTGGTTTTCCAGTTTCAGCAAGTGATTGATTCTCGTAAAAACGAGCAAGTGGATTTGCTGGCTAAAGAACTCGCCAAACAAGGTATCTCTCCAGACGAGCTGTTGAAATACCTCAATAAATAA
- a CDS encoding multidrug effflux MFS transporter gives MILLTLLVLFSPLAIDIYLPALPQISQTFHVEHALAQDTITWFLFAMGVGQLFAGPLADKLGRRTVALGGISIYAVSALLAWSAQSIEWMLTARLLQGLGACATSVAAFATVRDIFGPQRSGKMISYLNGAICFIPALAPILGSWLTQQFGWRANFSFMAGFALSVGLLLLMRMKETNPSTEKQAVFKLSRYWSVLKTPSFVFHASLCLLAMAVILAYVTSAPVVLMERLGLTMNQFTFWFGVNAVVNIIACMTAPRVMDRFGTHTTLVMGISSLLVAGVAMVMLASVATAFAFMLPIFLSSVGFAWILGAAAGKALAPFGDKAGTAAALLGLFQMSGSGLVVGTLQRLHLEPQMMIALHMWLIAPALIILFSKAGRAWHQWALES, from the coding sequence ATGATATTACTGACGCTGTTGGTCCTGTTTAGCCCTTTGGCGATTGATATTTATTTGCCTGCATTGCCGCAGATCTCTCAGACGTTTCACGTGGAACACGCTCTGGCTCAGGACACGATTACTTGGTTTCTGTTTGCTATGGGTGTCGGTCAGCTGTTTGCCGGCCCACTGGCAGACAAACTCGGTCGTCGAACTGTTGCATTGGGTGGTATCAGCATTTATGCGGTGAGCGCTTTATTGGCGTGGAGCGCACAAAGCATTGAATGGATGCTGACAGCCCGTCTGCTACAAGGCTTAGGTGCATGTGCGACATCGGTAGCAGCCTTTGCGACAGTTCGCGATATCTTTGGTCCGCAACGCAGCGGCAAAATGATCAGCTACCTCAACGGCGCGATCTGTTTTATTCCTGCTCTTGCGCCGATTCTGGGAAGCTGGCTGACTCAACAGTTTGGCTGGCGCGCGAACTTCAGCTTTATGGCTGGGTTTGCGCTGTCGGTCGGCCTGTTGCTGCTGATGCGTATGAAAGAGACCAACCCAAGCACCGAAAAACAAGCGGTGTTTAAGCTGTCGCGCTACTGGTCGGTACTCAAGACACCATCATTTGTCTTCCATGCGTCATTATGTTTGCTGGCGATGGCAGTGATTCTGGCTTATGTGACATCCGCTCCTGTGGTGTTGATGGAACGCCTCGGCCTGACGATGAATCAGTTTACGTTCTGGTTTGGCGTCAACGCCGTGGTAAACATCATTGCCTGTATGACGGCGCCACGCGTGATGGATCGCTTCGGTACTCACACCACCTTAGTCATGGGCATCAGTTCGCTGCTGGTGGCTGGCGTGGCGATGGTGATGTTGGCGAGTGTGGCGACCGCATTTGCCTTTATGCTGCCTATCTTCCTTTCGTCGGTTGGGTTTGCCTGGATTCTCGGGGCGGCGGCTGGAAAAGCGCTGGCACCGTTCGGCGATAAAGCGGGTACGGCGGCGGCACTGTTAGGTTTATTCCAAATGAGTGGTTCTGGTCTGGTGGTCGGAACATTGCAACGTTTACACTTGGAGCCGCAAATGATGATCGCATTGCATATGTGGCTTATCGCTCCGGCCTTGATCATTCTGTTTTCAAAAGCAGGTCGCGCCTGGCATCAATGGGCTTTGGAGTCGTAG